A window of the Brassica napus cultivar Da-Ae chromosome C5, Da-Ae, whole genome shotgun sequence genome harbors these coding sequences:
- the LOC125587079 gene encoding zinc finger BED domain-containing protein RICESLEEPER 2-like, with the protein MSACEDNHEFFGEDNETDVDQGVGKKRSASERSSTDKPPAAKKKQAHRADVWQHFIQREDDPSISNCRYCGQAIGCDSKKSGTSAMKNHIGRCKMFELYNESGKQQVLNGDSSGILTTVKYDATLFRRSVNEMIVLNEEPFSFVESEGFRRFCHNVLPMYTVHCRRTATEDIFKMFMLEKARLKQLFADEKQRVSLTTDIWVAPTTSYSYVVVTAHWIDRNWEMQKRIISFKPITDHKGDTISDHLSLCISDWGIDKVFTVTVDNAKANDKALRLFAETCRLIGPNALVRDGSLMHMRCCAHILNLIVRDGLSEVKQSVMAIRNAVKYVRSSGTRLQSFQLRVLTGKVSRGSLSLDCITRWNSTYLMLSAALKFKVAFEKLKAEDILYNDYFMELEENGQKRVGPPTSEGWEEVQRLVKFLKIFFGCTLAFSASKTVTSTICYNEIVIIERNLIALSNSRDGVLQIQAKEMRNKFEKYWDGLLNMNPLIIITSVFDPRNKMQFASICFDKLYGKDSLESAHLRTSIRALMKSLYEEYVSKLGPQSQGDSQNNIIESESWQPV; encoded by the coding sequence ATGTCAGCTTGTGAAGATAACCATGAGTTCTTTGGAGAAGATAATGAAACAGATGTCGATCAAGGAGTTGGAAAGAAACGATCTGCTTCAGAGAGGTCAAGCACTGATAAACCTCCTGCTGCAAAGAAAAAGCAAGCCCACCGAGCAGACGTCTGGCAACATTTCattcaaagagaagatgatccAAGCATCAGCAACTGCCGTTACTGTGGCCAAGCAATTGGATGTGACTCCAAGAAGAGTGGGACAAGTGCGATGAAGAATCACATTGGTCGATGTAAGATGTTTGAACTCTACAACGAATCTGGAAAGCAGCAGGTGTTAAATGGAGATAGTAGTGGTATTTTGACAACTGTGAAGTATGATGCTACTTTGTTCAGGAGATCAGTGAACGAGATGATAGTGCTGAATGAGGAGCCATTCTCTTTTGTCGAGTCTGAAGGGTTTAGGAGGTTCTGTCACAACGTGTTACCGATGTACACAGTTCACTGCAGAAGAACAGCAACAGAagacatttttaaaatgtttatgttgGAGAAAGCTAGGTTGAAGCAGTTGTTTGCTGATGAGAAGCAGAGAGTGTCTCTTACTACAGATATTTGGGTGGCTCCTACGACATCATACAGCTACGTGGTCGTCACAGCTCATTGGATTGATAGGAACTGGGAAATGCAGAAGCGGATCATCAGTTTCAAGCCTATCACGGATCATAAAGGTGACACTATTTCTGACCATCTGAGCTTATGTATTTCTGATTGGGGTATAGATAAGGTCTTCACGGTGACAGTAGACAATGCTAAGGCAAACGATAAGGCTCTACGACTGTTTGCAGAAACCTGTAGGTTGATAGGCCCGAATGCATTAGTTAGGGATGGTTCATTGATGCATATGCGTTGCTGTGCACATATtctcaatttgatagttagggATGGGTTATCTGAGGTCAAACAGAGTGTCATGGCTATTAGAAACGCGGTGAAGTATGTGAGATCATCGGGTACAAGGTTGCAGTCGTTTCAGTTGAGGGTGCTGACAGGAAAGGTTAGTAGAGGGAGCTTATCTTTGGACTGTATAACTCGTTGGAACTCCACCTATCTCATGCTGTCTGCTGCATTGAAGTTCAAGGTTGCGTTTGAGAAGCTCAAAGCCGAAGACATATTGTATAATGATTACTTTATGGAGTTAGAGGAGAATGGACAGAAACGGGTTGGACCTCCTACTTCAGAAGGGTGGGAAGAGGTGCAGAGGTTAGTGAAGTTTCTGAAAATCTTCTTTGGTTGCACCTTGGCGTTCTCAGCATCCAAGACAGTCACGTCTACCATTTGTTACAATGAGATTGTGATAATCGAGAGGAACTTGATTGCACTGAGCAATAGCAGGGATGGGGTTCTGCAGATTCAAGCAAAGGAGATGAGAAACAAGTTCGAGAAGTACTGGGATGGACTTCTCAATATGAACCCGCTGATCATCATCACAAGTGTGTTCGATCCAAGAAACAAGATGCAGTTTGCTTCTATCTGTTTTGATAAGCTCTATGGTAAGGATAGTCTGGAGAGTGCTCATCTCAGAACCTCAATAAGAGCACTGATGAAATCGTTGTATGAGGAGTATGTGAGCAAGCTTGGCCCTCAATCGCAAGGTGATAGTCAGAACAACATTATCGAATCTGAGAGTTGGCAACCTGTTTGA
- the LOC106347084 gene encoding V-type proton ATPase subunit B3, with protein sequence MVAAGIDVDEGALEIGMEYRTVSGVAGPLVILEKVKGPKYQEIVNIRLGDGSMRRGQVLEVDGEKAVVQVFEGTSGIDNKFTTVQFTGEVLKTPVSQDMLGRIFNGSGKPIDNGPPILPEAYLDISGSSINPSERTYPEEMIQTGISTIDVMNSIARGQKIPLFSAAGLPHNEIAAQICRQAGLVKRLEKTENLIEDHGEDNFAIVFAAMGVNMETAQFFKRDFEENGSMERVTLFLNLANDPTIERIITPRIALTTAEYLAYECGKHVLVILTDMSSYADALREVSAAREEVPGRRGYPGYMYTDLATIYERAGRIEGRKGSITQIPILTMPNDDITHPTPDLTGYITEGQIYIDRQLHNRQIYPPINVLPSLSRLMKSAIGEGMTRRDHSDVSNQLYANYAIGKDVQAMKAVVGEEALSSEDLLYLEFLDKFERKFVMQGAYDTRNIFQSLDLAWTLLRIFPRELLHRIPAKTLDQFYSRDATS encoded by the exons ATGGTGGCTGCTGGAATCGACGTGGATGAAGGAGCTCTCGAGATCGGAATGG AGTACAGAACTGTCTCAGGTGTTGCAGGACCCTTGGTCATCCTTGAAAAAGTGAAG GGTCCTAAGTACCAGGAGATTGTTAATATTCGCCTAGGAGATGGATCTATGAGACGTGGTCAGGTCTTGGAGGTTGATGGCGAGAAAGCTGTTGTCCAG GTTTTTGAAGGAACATCTGGAATTGACAACAAATTTACCACCGTGCAATTCACTGGAGAG GTTTTGAAAACCCCTGTATCACAAGACATGCTTGGCCGCATTTTTAACGGCTCAGGAAAGCCAATTGATAATGGCCCTCCTATTTTGCCAGAGGCTTACCTTGATATCTCTG GAAGTTCAATCAACCCCAGTGAAAGAACCTACCCTGAAGAGATGATTCAAACTGGGATTTCTACCATTGATGTCATGAACTCGATCGCTCGTGGACAGAAGATTCCTCTTTTCTCTGCTGCTGGTCTACCCCATAACGAAATCGCTGCTCAAATTTGTCGTCAGGCTGGTCTTGTTAAGCGGTTGGAAAAGACTGAGAACCTAATTGAG GATCATGGAGAGGACAATTTTGCAATTGTTTTCGCAGCTATGGGTGTAAACATGGAGACAGCTCAGTTCTTCAAGCgtgattttgaagaaaatggaTCAATGGAAAGGGTTACCCTTTTCCTGAACCTG GCAAATGACCCGACCATCGAGAGAATTATCACTCCTCGAATTGCCCTGACAACCGCAGAGTATTTAGCTTATGAATGTGGGAAGCATGTGCTTGTTATATTGACAGACATGAGTTCTTATGCAGATGCTCTTCGTGAG GTCTCTGCTGCTAGAGAAGAAGTACCTGGAAGACGTGGATATCCGGGTTATATGTATACAGATCTTGCAACTATTTACGAGCGTGCAGGGCGTATTGAAGGAAGAAAGGGTTCCATCACCCAAATCCCTATCTTGACTATGCCCAATGATG ACATCACTCACCCTACTCCGGATCTTACTGGTTACATTACCGAGGGTCAGATATACATTGACAGGCAGCTTCACAACAGACAG ATATATCCACCCATTAACGTGCTTCCATCACTTTCTCGATTAATGAAG AGTGCTATTGGTGAGGGAATGACTCGTCGTGACCATTCTGATGTGTCCAACCAG CTCTACGCAAACTATGCAATCGGGAAGGATGTTCAAGCCATGAAAGCTGTCGTTGGAGAAGAAGCTCTTTCTTCTGAGGATCTG CTCTACTTAGAGTTCCTGGACAAATTTGAGAGGAAGTTCGTGATGCAAGGAGCATACGATACAAGAAACATCTTCCAGTCACTTGATTTGGCATGGACACTGCTCCGTATTTTCCCACGTGAGCTTCTCCACCGTATTCCTGCCAAAACTCTTGATCAATTCTACAGCCGCGATGCAACAAGCTAA
- the LOC106347086 gene encoding probable prolyl 4-hydroxylase 3 → MAKVRQSQRLLQARKWSTLMLVLFMLFMLTIVLLMLLAFGVFSLPINNNDESSPMDLSYFRRAATERSEEGLGKRGDQWTEVLSWEPRAFVYHNFLSKEECEYLISLAKPHMVKSTVVDSQTGKSKDSRVRTSSGTFLRRGRDKIIKTIEKRIADYTFIPADHGEGLQVLHYEEGQKYEPHYDYFVDEFNTKNGGQRMATMLMYLSDVEEGGETVFPAANMNFSSVPWYNELSACGKKGLSVKPRMGDALLFWSMRPDATLDPSSLHGGCPVIRGNKWSSTKWMHVGEYKI, encoded by the exons ATGGCGAAGGTGAGACAGTCGCAGAGATTATTACAGGCGAGGAAATGGTCGACATTGATGCTGGTTCTGTTTATGCTTTTCATGTTAACGATTGTTCTCTTGATGCTTTTGGCCTTTGGGGTTTTCTCTCTTCCCATTAATAACAACGACGAATCTTCTCCCATGGATCTCTCTTATTTCCGACGAGCTGCAACTGAGAG AAGTGAGGAGGGACTTGGGAAGAGAGGAGATCAGTGGACTGAAGTGCTCTCTTGGGAACCCAGAGCTTTCGTCTACCACAACTTCTTG TCGAAGGAAGAATGCGAGTATTTAATCAGTCTTGCCAAACCACATATGGTGAAGTCAACTGTTGTTGATAGCCAAACCGGCAAGAGCAAAGACAGCAG GGTGAGAACAAGCTCGGGGACTTTCCTTAGGAGAGGAAGGGATAAAATCATTAAGACCATTGAGAAAAGAATTGCTGATTACACCTTTATTCCAGCAG ATCATGGGGAAGGACTTCAAGTGCTTCACTACGAAGAAGGGCAAAAGTATGAACCACACTATGATTACTTTGTTGACGAGTTCAACACTAAGAATGGAGGTCAACGCATGGCTACCATGCTCATGTATCT GTCGGATGTTGAAGAAGGCGGTGAAACGGTGTTTCCTGCTGCCAATATGAATTTTAGTTCCGTACCATGGTACAATGAGCTCTCTGCGTGTGGTAAAAAGGGACTTTCCGTAAAGCCTAGAATGGGCGATGCGTTGCTCTTCTGGAGCATGAGGCCCGATGCTACGCTAGACCCCTCAAGCTTGCATG GTGGATGTCCTGTGATTAGAGGGAACAAGTGGTCATCTACCAAATGGATGCATGTCGGCGAGTACAAAATCTAG